One Salvelinus namaycush isolate Seneca chromosome 4, SaNama_1.0, whole genome shotgun sequence genomic window carries:
- the LOC120045586 gene encoding serum amyloid P-component-like: MERLFLVHALFTMCWAVPQDLSGKMFTFPKESDSDHVGLMPTGENYTSVTVCLRYFTDVKRAFSIFSMATPTSTNDFLLFKESNGDMELHVRYEGSAFTGLPDEQNMWMSLCGSWDSVTGLSQVWINGKPSARKMGYTAGSVLDGKPIIILGQEQDSYGGNFDKGQAFIGQLTDVHMWNYVLSPCEIQRFTSDLNFTPGNVLNWRSLEYTIDGHVVLENKQTPCQE, from the exons ATGGAGAGACTCTTTCTTGTGCATGCTCTGTTTACAATGTGCTGGGCTGTGCCTCAAG aCCTCTCAGGTAAAATGTTCACATTTCCAAAGGAGTCCGACTCTGATCATGTGGGGCTAATGCCAACGGGAGAAAACTATACTTCTGTGACAGTATGTCTCAG GTATTTCACAGATGTCAAGAGGGCGTTTTCCATCTTTTCCATGGCAACTCCAACAAGCACCAATGACTTTCTGTTGTTCAAAGAGTCCAATGGTGACATGGAGCTACATGTTAGATATGAGGGAAGTGCATTCACAGGGCTACCAGATGAGCAGAACATGTGGATGTCTCTGTGTGGCAGCTGGGACTCAGTCACCGGACTCAGTCAGGTTTGGATCAATGGGAAGCCAAGTGCAAGGAAGATGGGATACACTGCTGGGAGTGTGCTGGATGGAAAACCCATCATAATCCTAGGTCAGGAGCAGGATTCTTATGGTGGAAATTTTGATAAAGGACAAGCGTTTATTGGTCAACTCACTGATGTGCACATGTGGAATTATGTTCTGTCACCTTGTGAGATCCAGCGCTTCACAAGCGACTTAAATTTCACCCCTGGGAATGTCCTTAACTGGAGGTCCCTTGAGTACACGATTGATGGGCATGTGGTTCTAGAAAACAAGCAAACACCTTGCCAAGAATGA